The Mugil cephalus isolate CIBA_MC_2020 chromosome 21, CIBA_Mcephalus_1.1, whole genome shotgun sequence genome includes the window TTAAAAAGTGTCTGTATGATTCTCTGTCAATTCAAAATAGTTCATTTCTAGTTGACATCAATGTGTGAACAAAGCCCAGttatatttgttcatttgtggtCAACACCTCCACATCTCTACTGCTGCAGTTGTAGCCACATTCTCACTAAAACACTTCCTACTCAGTTCTGAGAAAAATGACTCTGAGAAAaagttgacaagtgtctgatcattattttgttattttatcgTAATATGTCTCCAGGTCACCATATTAAAACCTGTAACATAGACATGatttagttttctattttcatATCAAATATCCTTTAGTAGAAATGAATGAGATCCGCCTACATTAACACTGAagacacaaagaggaggagacatcAAAGAGGAAGTAGAGGAAACATTTGTCCTCATGAGACACTAGtacagagactgagagagtTCAGAGCGCGAGAAGAAGACGGAAGAACAACGGTTGAGttcagatcatttaaaatgtctctgttcCTGATACTGATGCTGCCATTAGGTAAGGAAACATATAACATGCTTTAAAAACTAACTGTATTGATATTACTAATGAAAACTGTGAAGTAACATTAATTTACTCAAATGGTCAattttactgtttgtgtttaacacGGAGAATTCAGAGTTTTCTTCAAACATGGATCTAAAatgaagtagaaacagaaaagccGAACTTTTGactaagtttatttttttgtttttctctgatttTCTCAACAGCAGTAACTCATGTTTCCACCATCACTGTCAGAGTTGGAGATGACGTCACTCTGCcttgtgacaaaataaaagatctgAATGATGAATGTAACAGTACTACCTGGCTCTTCAGTGGTTCAAGAAATACATCAACACTGTTTGAATATGGGAAGATTCTCAAAGACGTTGGATCTAAATCAAACAGACTGAGTGTTACATCAAACTGTTTACTGGTTATAAAGAATGTCACAGATGAGGATGATGGTCGTTACACCTGCAGACAGTTCGATAAATCAGGACGACAAGTTACAGACTCTGGTGTTGATCTGTCTGTTAACAGTGAGTATTTCCATCATAATGATTTTATTAGATtctatttaaatgtgacaataatTGTGGTTACAATGAGGAAGTTTAACGTGAAGCCACTGATACatcatgtttctctgtgttgacACATGGTTTCAGATCACATCACCTTTTATTGATATAGTTTCTATAGATGAGAACATGTGTTATTTTCTCATTGAACAGTTTGTTggtttttactgtgttttagatgaaacaacaacaacaatatcaacaacaacaaagaagaaagctGCTGCGACCACAAAGACAGTAGCAACATCATCTAAAACTcaatcacctccacctccaatAACAACTAAAATGGCAacgacacacaacaacacacctgATCAACCATCAACAACAGTCACAGATGAGTCTGGCTCCAACACAACCACGGGTAAATCCACCACAGTAACAcatgtagaaataaataaatacatgtgtgaATGAACAACAACTTTAAAACATTGACATTAATGACAGTTAGTTCTCAGTCAGTCTCAATTAGTGAGTTCACA containing:
- the LOC124998624 gene encoding uncharacterized protein LOC124998624 — translated: MRSAYINTEDTKRRRHQRGSRGNICPHETLVQRLREFRAREEDGRTTVEFRSFKMSLFLILMLPLAVTHVSTITVRVGDDVTLPCDKIKDLNDECNSTTWLFSGSRNTSTLFEYGKILKDVGSKSNRLSVTSNCLLVIKNVTDEDDGRYTCRQFDKSGRQVTDSGVDLSVNNETTTTISTTTKKKAAATTKTVATSSKTQSPPPPITTKMATTHNNTPDQPSTTVTDESGSNTTTVTVTVVAVILAAFIITVVAVVRWKKTKGNRTQTNENTELNVKPEGIRPAPETSRLDTADAADDVYYSSISYIKDTNSKARDKSNEGDLGAYSTVKAPSTSVAASTDSNCLYSTIT